Within the Mugil cephalus isolate CIBA_MC_2020 chromosome 1, CIBA_Mcephalus_1.1, whole genome shotgun sequence genome, the region TTACTATGGGGAACAAACTTAGTAGGTCCAAGGTAaaattcatcttcttctttgactTTGTTGAACGTCAGAGGACATGAATCCAAGTTTAAGGTTTTACATTCATGAGAGGATTTACATTCTTGTTTTCCTCACATTAAAATTGTTCTAGttcaatttaattttcactcattgtaaaaagcagtaaattatatatgttgataatctgctactggtaatcaaaagtataagaatattctgtaaatatttatttaaatttatgtattTTGGTGTAGGTcgaagagaaaaataaaacacaacggaTCTGTAGTTTGGGATATAACGCATTgcaatgttggaaactttgtcctctttggaaagcttcggtggaccaaggagggaccgTGTAActacatgaatcattttctgtatctcagtaaatctcaataaatgtttaatagatggcaagaagctgtttcaatcatcCTAACAGATTCTAACAGTGCCATggcataaataatacatcatggcttttcaaaataaaagcaacacagtcatattgcatgcacagcataaacaCTTGTTAATttgcttatgactgacataccgcggGCCAAACAGggatgcccaaagggccgtatgtgaCCTGCTCTAGTGTATTTTGCCATTTTATCCATTAATTACACATAAAACTACAAGACAcgtaacatttaatttaatctaatttaataaTCTGTCTTGTAGAGGTGATTCTGGAGTTAACTAATCTGATGATCTGGGTCCTCGGAGCTCTGACGGTTTTCCTTTTCGTGGTCGTCATCTGTCTGGTCGTTAAAATCAGAAAGCTTCACAAAGGTActtgttgatgtgtgttgatgATTTTGATGTTTCACATCTCtttttaagctgtttttgtgaCGACAGGCAAATCCATAATTTCTTAACCAAATCTATGAGCAGAAATTCTGTTAACCACTCAAACTCTGACTCTTCACAGTAGCTCATGTTGAAGAACAGAAGTCACAAGAGACACAGGTAGAATTCattaagtgtttacatttatatgTTTCAGCAGTCACTACTTCCACTTTCTTGTCTGGATatactttgtttctttcttcagagACAGAGCTCAGACGACCTCGACTATGCAGCTGTGACTTTTCATCCAAAAACTGAAAGACACTACAGGCCTGCCTCAGAAGCAGAAATGGACCCAGATGTTATTTATTCTGCCACAAAATAGTATCAGGAAGCACGTGGAGCTGCAGAACGGAGTGGAACTGCTGCAAAATGGGCATTCTGTACATCATAATCATgacagttttttaaatatgattGATGTTTAGTGGATAGAGTTGAACAGTGACCTGCTGTATATTCTCTTATATCGATGTGTATGCAGCGGTGCAGCAGTGTCATATTTAACTGTTGTTCAACCATACATAGTCAACTGTGGTCGAGAGTAATCTGTCATACGAAAAAAGGAGCACACTTTACAGCTGGTCTAGAAGCACCATACAGCTATAAATGCATTGACACAATCGTCACAGGAAGAGCGGTCTCTGAAGTTATAAAAATCTTCTGTACAGTCGCTTGTGAAACTTATTAACTGAATGTTGCACGTTCATGCGCAGCAAAGCCACAGCAGAAGCACTTAACTAACTTTAACCCTACACCCCCAGTGACACATGAAACCCACGACCATcccactgtaaatgttccttttgttgtatgtacagtgaatttatttttgagtACATTTAGTATATttgagtgtgtatatgtttatgatttattttatctcatcttattttaaatttcttatgCAACAAACATTCAGGCTAActccttgtatgtacaaatattcttggcaataaagtcttttctgattctgattaaaccAGATAATTTCTGTACTCTTGCAGTTATGACCAACATTTCGTATGGTAGATATGTAAATGTATTGGTTATGTAAGAGAGGATAGGAGGTGGAGACAATGTGAAAATTGGGGGAAAGTCACTAAGTTCTTGCTACTGGGGAGTCTATATTAGTTATGAAACTGGATATAACAGAAAGTAAGCATGATATTTGACAAGAGATAGttccctaaccctaatcccAACCGCAACTCAAACTCTTACCCTAACCGcaacccctaaccctaaggccAAGTCCTAACCCTAATCTCTAACACTTAACCCTGATCCAGACCACAACCTCAACCCTAACCCTTAATACTTAGCCCTAATTGTAAACCTAACCCTAAGacctaaaccctaaccctaatctctAAAACATAACCCTTATCCTGACCCTTCTTGCATCCGTCAATCAGTTCCTTTAGtcttttttatgctgttttacAAGTTACAAAATCAGCAGATGAACCTCAACTGCTGCAGCTGTAGATTAAAACAATGTGTTATGTGTCATTAATGTTGTCTGTGCCTCAGTATTGTTAAACCTCTATGCAGTCgcttttataaaaacacaacttttagaTATCTGATGGTCAAGTCCTCCTAGATTACACTACCTCATTCTGCAATGTCATTTAAGTTAAGTATTTTGTGTAGAAGCATTTTTAGCAAGTGCTGTTCTCCTTTTAGATGTTAACTTAAATCCACTTCCTCAAAACCAGTGACAGACAGCATCAGTCTGAGCAGGCGTAGAAATGAAGAACCAACCCACCTCTTTACGTTGAGTTTACTCTGAACTGTAGCACAGATCAGTTACAATCATTGTAGTGGTGGAGTCTGTACGCACAATGGTGAACTTTACCTTGATACCAGTGTTAATCTGCACTTTCTGTAAGTACATCCTTTACATGTCCTCTGTGTAACTGTTATCTGATTATCTATACTTTAAACTACCAGAATTGATACTTATCTATTGATACTCATTGGTAATCTTTTGTTTCAGGTTGTATCTCTGTCTCACCTTATGAATTTCACACTGTGGAGGCTCAGTCTGGTGAAGAAGTCACACTGCTATGCTCCAGCTTTAGCATTTTTCACTCACAGGTTAAATGGTTCAAAGTCGTCAAGAGATCCGAGCTCCGCTGCGTCACCTTCATGTTTGACTCTGTTCATCCTGCTTCAAACAGTGatggatttaaaaatggaaaatttgaCGTTAGTTCCAACATGACCACTGTCTTTCTCAAAATCCACTCGCTGAATTCATCTGACTCTGGACTGTATTTCTGTGGCTATTACATATTCAACAATAATCTTGTTATTACGGAGGCAACAAACTTAGAGGTCCAAGGTAAGaatttcatcttctttcttttgattttgCTGAACGTTGTGAGGACATGAATCCAAGTTTAAGGCTTTACATTCATGAGAATATTTAAATGCTTGCGTTCCTCACattaaaaaagtgtattttgcCATTTTATCCATTAATTACACATAAATCTACAagacaaataacatttaatttaatctagtTTAATAATCTGTTTTGTAGAGGTGATTCTGGAGTTAACTAATCTGATGATCTGGGTCCTCGGAGCTCTGACGGTTTTCCTTTTCGTGGTCATCACCTGTCTGGTCGTTAAAATCAAAAAGCTTCACAAAGGTACTTTTGCTTTAGTTGGTGTTGATGATTTTTAAGCAGTTTTTGTGATGACAGGCAAATCCATAATTTCCTACCCAAATCTATGAGCAGAAATTCTGTTAACCACTCAAACTCTGACTCTTTACAGTAGCTCGCGTTGAGGAACAGAAGCCGCAAGAGACACAGGTAGAATTCATTAAGTATTTACATTAATGTGTTTCAGCAGTCACTACAATCACTTTCTTGACTGGATatactttgtttctttcctcaGAGACAGAGCTCAGACGACCTCGACTATGCAGCTGTGACTTTTCATCCAAAAATTGAAAGACACTACAGGCCTGCCTCAAAAGCAGAAATAGAGCCAGATGTTATTTATTCAGCCATAAAATAGTATCACGAAGCACGTGGAGCTGCAGAACGGAGTGGAACTGCTGCAAAGTGGGCATTCTGTACATCATAATCATGACAGTAAATGCAGCAGTGTCATATTCAACTGTTGTTTCAACCATAAATGGTCAACTGTGGTCGAGGGTCGTCTCTCGCACTGAcgaaaaaaagcaaacactttACAGCTGGTCTAGAAGCACTGTACAACTGTAAATGCATTGACAAAATCATCAGAGGAACCCTGACCTCTGAAAGTTGTAAAAAATATTCTGCACAGCCTCGTGGAAAATTATTAACTGAATGTTGCACGTTCATGCACAACAAAGGCACAGCAGATGCGCTTAGCATCCATCTCTTCTACACTGAGATGTGTTTGCAGCTATGTGGTAGATGTCTATCATACATAACTGATGTGAACGCAAATGTGAAGCTCTATTTATCTACAGCTTTATATTTATCAGAATGCTTGGCACAATATTTGTCACGAGTCTGTCAGGCTTCTGACAGATTTGTGATGGAAACTAAACCGCGTACAGGATGGAGATCAGCCGACTGGTGAATTGGTGCAGCTGAATCAACGACAGTGGAGATGATTGTGGACTACAGGACCTCCCCATCACCCTGTGCGACTCTACATTCAACACTGTAGAGTTCTTCCAGTTCCTGGGCACCATCATCTCCCAGGACTTCAAATAGGAGCTGAACATCAGTGTCCTCATCAAGAAAGCACAACAGAGGATGgacttcctgcagcagctgaagaaattCAACCTGCCAAAGACAAAGATGGTGCACTTCTACACTGCCATCATTGAGTCCATCCTCAGCAACTACATCAACACCTggtgctgcagcctctgctaAGGACAAGAACAGACTTTAGCGTGTCATTGACTCTGCAGAGAAGGTGATTGGCTGCAGTCTGAAGTCCCTCGACGAGCTGTACACTTCCAGGACTCTGAGGCGTGCAGTTAAGATTGTGGCTGATCCCTCTTACACCAGACACAGACTTTTTAACAGACTCCTGCAATCCATTGAGTGCAGGACCACTTGCATGGCCAAAAGTTTCTGTCCATCCACAATGTCTCTGCTCTGCAATATCTATGCTgatgctgtaaatgtccctTTTCTTgtatgtttgagtgtgtttatgtttacaatttattttatctcatcttattaTAAATTTCTTTCTAACAAACTCCAAGGAAAATTCtttgtatatacatatatatatttggcaataaaatattttctgattctgattaaaccCAATATTGCTGTCTTCTTGCAGTTATGACCAACATTTCATATGGTAGATATGTAAGGATGTTTGTTATGTAAGAGAGTGTAGGAGGGGTAGACAATTTTAACACTGGGGGAAAGCAAATGAGTCCTTACTACTTGGGTGTCTATATTAGTTATGGAAGAGGATATCATAGAGATTAAGCATGATATTTGACAAGAGATAGttccctaaccctaatcccaaccacaaccccaaccctaaccctaagccctAACCCTAATATCTAAGACATAACCCTAATCCTGACCCTTCTTGCATCCTTCAATCAGTTCCTTTAGTCTTTTTTCGTGCTGTTTTACAAGTTACAAAATCAGCAGATAAACCTCAACTGCAACAGCTGTATATTAAAGCAATATGTTGCGTATCATTAATGTTGTCTGTGCCTCAGTATTGTTAAACCTCTATGCAGTCgcttttataaaaacacaacttttagaTATCTGATGGTCAAGTCCTCCTAGATTACACTACCTCATTCTGCAATGTAATTTAAGTTTAGTATTTTGTGTAGAAGTATTTTTAGCAAGTGCTGATTTCATTGTAGATGTTAATTTGAATTCACTTCCTCAAAACCAGTGACAGACAGCATCAGTCTGAGCAGGCGTAGAAATGAAGAACCAACCCACCTCTTTACATTGAGATCACTCTTAACTGGAGCACAGATCAGTTACAATCATTGTAGTGGTGGAATAAGACTATTAAAGACTAAAATCAGACTATTGCTGTCCTCTGGCAGTTATGACCAACATTTCGTATGGTAGATACAGTATGTAAATGTATTGGTTGTGTAAGAGAGAATAGGAGGGGGAGACAATGTGAACATTGGGGGAAAGTAACTTAGTTCTTGCTACTAGGGAGTCTACATTAGTTATGAAATTGGATATCATAGAGATTAAGCATGACATTTGACAAGAGATAGTTCCCAAACCTTAATCCCAACCCCTAACCTTAAGGCATAATCCTAACCCTGATCTCTAACACTTAACCCTGATCCCGACCACAAcctcaaccctaaccctaaaaacTTACCCCTAATTGTAAACCTAACCCTAAGACCTAAGACCTAAGACCTAACCCTAATATCTAAGACATAACCCTAATCCTGACCCTTCTTGCATCCTTCAATCAGTTCCTTTAGtcttttttatgctgttttacAAGTTACAAAATCAGCAGATAAACCTCAACTGCTGCAGCTGTATATTAAAACAATGTGTTGCGTATCATTAATGTTGTCTGTGCCTCAGTATTGTTAAACCTCTATGCAGTCgcttttataaaaacacaacttttagaTATCTGATGGTCAAGTCCTCCTAGATTACACTACGTTATTCTGCaatgtaatttaagtttaatattttgtgtAGAAGCATTTTTAGCAAGTGCTGATCTCCTTTTAGATGTTAATTTGAATTCACTTCCTCAAAACCAGTGATAGACAGCATCAGTCTGAGCAGACGTAGAAATGAAGAACCAACCCACCTCTTTATGTTGAGTTCACTCTGAACTGTAGCACAGATCAGTTACAATCATTGTAGTGGTGGAGTCTGTGCGCACAATGGTGAACTTTACCTTGATACCAGTGTTAATCTGCACTTTCTGTAAGTACATCCTTTACATGTCCTCAGTGTAACTGTTATCTGATTATCTATACTTTAAACTACCAGAATTGATACTTATCTATTGATACTCATTGGTAATCTTTTGTTTCAGGTTGTATCTCTGTCTCACCTTATGAATTTCACACTGTGGAGGCTCAGTCTGGTGAAGAAGTCACACTGCTGTGCTCCAACTCTAGCACTTCTCCCTCACAGATTCACTGGTTCAGAGTCAAGAGATCTGGTCTCTGCCGTATCGCCCTCGTGTTTGACTCTGTTCAACCGGCTTCATACAGTGatggatttaaaaatggaaaatttgaCGTTAGTTCCAACATGACCACTGTCTTTCTCAAAATCCACTCACTGAATTCATCTGACTCTGGACTgtatttctgcagcttttacaTATTCAACAATGATCTTTTTATCATAAATGCAACAAACTTAGAGGTCCAAGGTaagaatttctttcttttgattttgTTGAACATCAGGAGAACAAGACAGTTCAAGGTTTTATATTCATCAGGGTAGTGAATTTCTTCCTTTCCTTGCAGTAAAATTGCTCAAGTGTATTGTGCCATTTTATCCATCAATTACACTTAAAACTACAagacaaataacatttaatttaatctagtTTAATAATCTGTCTTGTAGAGGTGAAGTTAACTAATCTGATGATCTGGGTCCTCGGAGCTCTGACGGTTTTCCTTTTCGTGGTCGTCATCTGTCTGGTCGTTAAAATCAAAAAGCTTCACAAAGGTACTTTTGCTTTAGTTGAAGTTGATGATTTTGATGTATCACGTCTCTTTTTAAGCTGTTTTTGAGATGAAAGCTCAATCCACAATTTCCTAATAAAATCTATGAGCAGAAGTTCTGTTAACCACTCAAACTCCGACTCTTTACAGTAGCTCATGTTGAAGAACAGAAGTCACAAGAGACACAGGTAGAATTCATTAAGTATTTACATTAATGTGTTTCAGTAGTCACTACAATCactttgtcattgtcattgaatgtttttctttactgaatatgcttttttttttctttctccagagaCAGAGATCAGACTGAACCGTGCAGCTGTGACTTTTTATCCCAAAACTGAAAGACATGACAGATGTGTCTCAGATGGAGAAGTGGACTCAGATGTTATTTATTCACCTGCAAAGTAGTATCAGTGAGGACCTGGTGCAGCACAACAGAGTGGAACTTCTGCTTTATCATGAACCCACTGATTGTTGTGACCCATCGCAATTCTCAAGCCAGAAAGTCAGACATTTGACAGAGAGTCACGCAAAGTGGGCATTACCCTTTTTTATGTTCCTGCTTCTATGTTTCATTCTGTACATACATAATCttggcagttgtttttttgtacaagATTGATGGACACTATCATAAGAGTCACCCTCACCTCTGAAACttgcaaaaatattttgcaCAGTGGAAAACTTATTAACCGAATGTTGCATGTTCGTGCACAGCAAAGCCACAGCAGAAGCGTTTCGCATCAATCTCTACTGCACTGAGATGTGTTTGCACGTCTATCATAAATAACTGGTGTGAATGGAAATGTAAAGCTGTATTTATCTGCAGCTTTATATTTGTGAGAATGCCGATAATTCAGCATGCCAACTCATGCTTTACCATTTGTTTGCCATTTTATTTGCCGGGGTGAGGATGAGGTCTTTTTCTAAACTTAACGTAAATTCAACTAAACATAAGCAATGGAAATGTCTTAATTTTGTTCAAATAAAGGTCTGATTTCAGTccaaattgttgttgtttattgcaCACTTGACCCAGTAccttaattttatttgtttgtcagtgtatttttaaattggGATTTTGCAAGTACTAAAGCAGAAAGTGGCTTTACACAGTGATCGGTGTTTCCTATTATTGGCAGATATGCATACTTCCACAACAAGACAGGCATATTTTCTGACCTTTAAATTGCAGAAAATAATACTTTATAGGGATATGATGTTGCAAATGCAGAAGGGGAAAGGGAAGACCCAAATGTAGGATGGACAAATGCGATAGACAGGgcaatcatccaggtcattagcagcaggtaaaataagtattgaacacatcataaTTTCTTataataaacatatttctaaagttGCTATTGatattttcaccaggtgttggtaacaaccgaagtaatccatacatagaaagaaaccaaaactaataagttcagaaattaaggtATGTGtgataatgtaaaataacagggaaaaagtattgaacacatgcagaaaaggaggtggaaaaaggcatggaaagccaagacaccagctgaaatctatcagtgatcagaaagtcatcctgccccttgtcagtgcaaatgaatatcggctggttcagtccaaactgatggcctataaaaaggtcaTTACCAAGGTCTCACACAAGGAACACCTCATGAcaggtaaaagcaaagaactctctcaagacctttgcAACCTTATATTCTTCTAAACTTCTAAACTTCTCAACGTTTCAGTGggcactgttggggccataatacggaagtggaaagaacataatttgaccataaaccggccacgaccaggtgctcctcgcaagatttctgacagaggagtgaaaagaattattagaagagttgtccaagagccaaggaccacttgtggagagcttcattgcaggtacaattgtttcaaagaaaacaatgagcAATGCACTCAAAGGCCACGGtctgtatgcacgctcaccacacaagactccatttctggagaaaaagcatgttgaagcttgtttaaatTTTGCTGCACCACATTTGAACAAGCCTGTAGACTGGTCAAGAGCAAAATttaactctttggatgccataacacacaccatgtttggaggacaaaatgcactgcacatcaccccaaaaacaccataccgaCAGTGAAGtatggaggtgggaacatcatggtgtggggctgtttttctgcatatggtactggcaaacttcatataactgaagggaggatgaatggaaaaactgTACCAATACCATGATCCCAAACAcggagccaaggaaactctcaactggcttcagagaaagaaaacaaagctcaaGAGATCAATACGGGaggacaaagacaggaagtaccTAAAGACACAGGGTGACGGactatttcaaaataaaacagggaaaCCAACAAGGAAAACCAAAACTCAGAACCCTGAAGAATTAGAAAGGGTTCAAAAGTAAATACCATGACAGAAAATTGTATGTAATGTTTTTAAAGCTTCCACAGCTCATGGCAGAATATTCAGCCCTGACTTTTATGCAGAAGGGGTAATATAATTCTGTAATATTCTGTAAAGTGGGGTCATGTGGTTCAAGATTGACTCTTAACCAGCAGAGATTGACACATAATGCTGTGTTATGTCAGAACTATGTTGCCATCCGTGAGGTTCCACTTTGGATGCAGACACTTCACACAGGTCCATTGAGCAAGTTGAAGATGACAGCTTACCATCACCCAAACTTGGTTCCAGTGGAAACTTTGAAATAAATCTCCATGGCAATTCAGCACTAACTAGTTGCCTTCCACTTGTGCTAAGAGGAGGATGTATCACAGTCAGACTGTTGCACATTAAATTACTGCACAAACAGCCTAATAAGATATATCCTTGTTAATCAGGATAAGAGAAGCTATATGGAGAGTGGCAGTTCTTTGAGTTGTCTTATTAAGGTttaagacagacagaaagcaaCCTCTAGAAGTACAGCTACATAGTTACGCAACCAGCATCTACACAACCACCAGCCCCAGCAGCATCGACCAGCTTCTGAGTGTACCTTGAAGCTGAAGGATTTAGAACATGAGGGGTCTGAGATCAGCTTTTAAGATTATTCTTTGTAGTTGAATTGCTCGTGTGAACGTTGTAAACGAGATAGGCATCAAAGACTGCACGTCTCTTTCAACATCTTTACAATGTGCAGTTGACGAGACGCCATGCTGTGCAAAATCTTGATCATGATCCCTCTGATAATAGCTGAACCTCTCTGCTGCCCCAGGAAGTATTTTTATCCTTCAGAGCCCACTTGAaattacctttttttcccctccaaatCATTGAGGTGTGTCTGACTGTAGGCTGTATTTCTGTTgttattatgttgttattattaggCTCAATGTAAGTTTTGTTTATGTGAAAAAATACGTGTCTTCTTTTATGATTATTGAAATAAGGCTTTTATGGAATAGCATATGACAATGTATCATGACTCAATTGAGCTGACTCCTCCTCGTGGTCTCATTTGTGTGGTTGTTAAAATTAAATAGATTCAGTCAAtcaatgtatattttatatttgtatatcaCCTTAAAGCTTTACAGTTTGTCATTTATTCTCACGGAGAACAGAATATAC harbors:
- the LOC125019327 gene encoding uncharacterized protein LOC125019327, with the translated sequence MVNFTLIPVLICTFCCISVSPYEFHTVEAQSGEEVTLLCSSFSIFHSQVKWFKVVKRSELRCVTFMFDSVHPASNSDGFKNGKFDVSSNMTTVFLKIHSLNSSDSGLYFCGYYIFNNNLVITEATNLEVQEVILELTNLMIWVLGALTVFLFVVITCLVVKIKKLHKARVEEQKPQETQRQSSDDLDYAAVTFHPKIERHYRPASKAEIEPDVIYSAIK